A window of the Flavobacterium sangjuense genome harbors these coding sequences:
- the porK gene encoding T9SS ring complex lipoprotein PorK/GldK, with protein sequence MKKFITFASFLALLTSCGGSSDKGELVGVKGKKWRPEKPFGMTLIPGGSYIMGKSDDDPANIQDSPTKTVTVRSFYMDETEITNSEYRQFVEWVKDSTIRVRLAILADEVGQTSTGKGGKGGGKGGSIGDFAFNDTDPAKMTPYDKYMYENYYSVGTDDDPYAGRRLNKKIKLIKDTKKYPDEYYTEVMDTMYLPMAESFNGLRTIDVRKLKFRYSWMDIQAAAKAKKGKRSDFIRTEQQLVYPDTTVWIKDFAYSYNEPMHNDYFWHQAYGEYPVVGVSWKQAKAFCAWRTLNKNSYIKSKKKKQDLINSFRLPIESEWEYAARGGLESATFPWGGPYAKNDRGCFLANFKPNRGDYAADQALYTVEAKSYEPNGYNLYNMSGNVAEWTDTAYDAAAYEYVSSINPNVSDLKNMRKAVRGGSWKDVAYFLQVGTRDFEYADSARSYIGFRTVQDYMGTQVTKNAAPKK encoded by the coding sequence ATGAAGAAGTTCATAACATTTGCGTCATTTTTAGCTTTATTAACCAGTTGTGGTGGATCAAGTGATAAAGGTGAGTTGGTAGGAGTTAAAGGAAAAAAATGGCGCCCAGAAAAGCCATTTGGAATGACTTTGATACCTGGTGGATCTTACATTATGGGTAAATCTGATGATGACCCAGCTAATATTCAAGATTCGCCTACTAAAACGGTTACCGTTAGATCATTCTATATGGATGAAACCGAAATCACAAATAGTGAGTACCGTCAGTTTGTGGAATGGGTAAAAGACTCTACAATAAGAGTACGTTTAGCTATTCTTGCTGATGAAGTTGGACAAACTTCTACCGGTAAAGGAGGAAAAGGCGGAGGAAAAGGTGGAAGCATCGGAGATTTTGCTTTTAACGATACCGATCCTGCTAAAATGACTCCATACGATAAGTATATGTATGAGAATTATTATAGTGTAGGAACTGATGATGATCCTTATGCAGGAAGAAGATTGAATAAAAAAATTAAACTTATAAAAGATACTAAGAAATATCCGGACGAGTATTACACTGAAGTTATGGATACTATGTATTTGCCAATGGCAGAATCTTTTAATGGTTTAAGAACTATAGATGTTCGTAAATTAAAATTCAGATACTCTTGGATGGATATTCAGGCAGCTGCAAAAGCTAAAAAAGGTAAAAGAAGTGATTTCATCAGAACTGAACAGCAACTTGTTTATCCTGACACTACAGTTTGGATAAAAGATTTTGCTTACTCCTATAATGAGCCAATGCACAATGATTATTTTTGGCACCAAGCGTATGGCGAATATCCTGTAGTTGGTGTTAGCTGGAAACAGGCAAAAGCATTTTGTGCTTGGAGAACGTTAAACAAAAATTCTTACATCAAATCAAAGAAGAAGAAGCAGGATTTAATAAACTCCTTCCGTCTTCCTATTGAATCAGAATGGGAATACGCTGCCAGAGGTGGATTAGAATCAGCAACTTTCCCATGGGGTGGACCTTATGCTAAAAATGACAGAGGTTGTTTCTTAGCTAATTTCAAACCTAACAGAGGAGATTATGCTGCCGATCAGGCTTTATATACAGTAGAAGCAAAATCATATGAGCCAAATGGCTATAATTTGTACAATATGTCAGGAAATGTGGCTGAATGGACAGATACAGCATATGATGCAGCGGCTTACGAGTATGTATCTTCAATAAATCCAAATGTTTCTGATTTAAAAAACATGAGAAAAGCTGTTCGCGGTGGTTCATGGAAAGATGTTGCTTACTTCTTACAAGTAGGAACCAGAGATTTTGAATATGCAGATTCAGCAAGAAGCTACATTGGTTTCCGTACAGTTCAGGATTATATGGGAACTCAGGTTACCAAGAATGCTGCACCTAAAAAGTAA
- a CDS encoding NAD(P)/FAD-dependent oxidoreductase — protein sequence MTDYIIVGSGLAGIAFAETLLQHNKSFIVFDNNSQSSSSIAGGLYNPVILKRFSQVWNANKQLELANSFYAVIEKKLATQFDFKIPIYRKFFSVEEQNNWFTASDKPNLAPFLSTTIVHKKYNGIDSPFGYGEVLHTGYVDTITLLTHYHEYLKSLNLFVSDTFDYTAVKTFDDHIEYQNRKAKHIVFAEGFGMHSNPFFNQLPLDGTKGELFIIRAADLDLDVIINTSVFILPLGDNLFKVGATYNWEDKTNTPTAEGKQELIDRIKEILNCDFEIVEHFAGVRPTVKDRRPLLGTHPKHANLHILNGLGTRGVMLAPTLAKDLYDFIENGKPLDKTIDIKRYAIW from the coding sequence ATGACAGATTATATTATTGTTGGTTCAGGATTAGCAGGCATCGCTTTTGCAGAAACACTTTTGCAGCACAATAAATCATTTATAGTTTTTGATAATAACTCACAAAGTTCAAGCAGCATTGCCGGCGGATTGTATAATCCGGTAATCTTAAAAAGATTTAGCCAGGTTTGGAATGCTAATAAACAACTTGAGTTGGCAAATAGTTTTTACGCTGTAATTGAAAAAAAACTTGCAACTCAATTCGATTTTAAAATTCCTATTTACAGAAAGTTCTTTTCTGTAGAAGAACAAAATAATTGGTTCACAGCTTCCGATAAGCCTAATCTGGCACCATTTCTTTCTACTACTATCGTTCACAAAAAATACAATGGGATTGATTCACCTTTTGGATATGGCGAAGTCCTGCATACTGGCTATGTTGATACGATTACTTTGCTTACCCATTATCACGAGTATTTAAAAAGTTTAAATTTATTTGTTTCAGACACTTTTGATTATACAGCTGTGAAAACATTTGACGACCATATCGAATACCAAAATAGAAAAGCCAAACACATTGTCTTCGCAGAAGGATTTGGGATGCATTCTAATCCATTTTTTAATCAGTTACCGCTTGACGGAACTAAAGGAGAATTATTCATTATTAGAGCAGCTGATTTAGATTTGGATGTGATTATAAATACCAGTGTTTTTATTTTGCCTTTGGGCGATAATCTTTTTAAAGTAGGCGCAACCTATAATTGGGAAGACAAAACAAACACGCCAACTGCAGAAGGAAAACAGGAATTGATTGATAGAATAAAGGAAATTCTAAACTGTGATTTTGAAATTGTAGAACATTTTGCCGGCGTAAGACCAACAGTCAAAGACAGAAGACCATTGCTTGGCACGCATCCGAAACATGCAAATCTTCATATTTTAAACGGTCTCGGAACTCGTGGTGTGATGCTGGCGCCAACGTTGGCCAAAGATTTATACGACTTTATCGAAAATGGAAAACCATTAGATAAGACAATCGATATAAAAAGATATGCTATTTGGTAG
- the porM gene encoding type IX secretion system motor protein PorM/GldM has product MAGGKLTPRQKMINLMYLVFIAMLALNMSKEVLSAFGILNKKIVESNALTTARNDDAFAQLAQKASEQGKQFGDKKIKVEKIRALSKEFYSYIEDLKNKSSEKFDLNEEGVYEKMDKGDFFDNLFFKGDKVSKEGQEFLDRIQNYTNQVKQIGGSAIAATEMKKIEDRFATNPVKSKNAGATVSWIDYNYKGFPLIASITKLSQLQADIKTTESDIIAGMFQTSLISAASLTKYQPIVVPEKTAFFQGEAVKGKIILGKFDPDLVAKSVVVNGQSVKATAGQADFSFGAGAVGEHEITGSFNFDEGGKIVSLPIKGNYVVVPKPQSANISADKMNVVYRGLANPMTISFAGITDNKVTASAPGMTRGAKPGQYNLSPGSGTEVTVSVTGELPDKSKVSDKKVFRIKNIPAPAGAIGGVTGVQKGAKSRLEVSTVTADLLDFVYDLKYEVTRFSFKVPGQAAVIVSGNRVDAKCKAALARASKGDQISIFDIKTRIVGASGIVPKDAAPVIYEIQ; this is encoded by the coding sequence ATGGCAGGAGGAAAATTAACCCCTAGACAGAAGATGATTAACCTGATGTACTTGGTATTCATCGCGATGTTGGCATTGAACATGTCAAAAGAAGTATTATCGGCTTTTGGAATTTTAAATAAAAAGATTGTTGAATCTAACGCGCTTACTACAGCTCGAAATGATGATGCATTTGCGCAATTGGCTCAAAAAGCATCAGAGCAAGGAAAGCAGTTTGGTGACAAAAAAATCAAGGTTGAAAAAATCAGAGCTTTATCAAAAGAATTTTACTCTTATATAGAAGATTTAAAAAACAAATCATCTGAGAAATTCGACTTGAATGAAGAAGGGGTTTATGAGAAAATGGATAAAGGAGATTTCTTTGATAACTTGTTCTTCAAAGGAGATAAAGTATCTAAAGAAGGTCAGGAGTTTTTAGATAGAATTCAAAATTATACAAATCAGGTAAAGCAAATTGGTGGAAGTGCCATCGCTGCTACTGAAATGAAAAAAATTGAGGACAGATTTGCTACAAATCCTGTTAAATCTAAAAATGCAGGTGCTACGGTTTCTTGGATTGATTACAATTACAAAGGATTCCCATTAATTGCATCTATTACAAAATTATCACAATTACAAGCCGATATCAAAACTACAGAAAGCGACATTATCGCTGGTATGTTCCAAACAAGTTTGATCTCTGCTGCATCTTTAACGAAATACCAACCAATTGTTGTTCCTGAAAAAACAGCTTTCTTCCAAGGAGAAGCAGTTAAAGGAAAAATCATTCTTGGTAAATTTGACCCGGATTTGGTTGCAAAATCAGTTGTCGTAAACGGTCAATCTGTTAAAGCTACTGCTGGACAAGCAGATTTCTCATTCGGAGCGGGTGCTGTAGGTGAGCATGAAATTACAGGTTCTTTTAATTTCGATGAAGGTGGAAAGATAGTAAGTTTACCAATCAAAGGAAACTATGTTGTAGTTCCTAAACCGCAATCAGCAAATATATCTGCTGATAAAATGAATGTAGTGTACAGAGGATTAGCAAATCCAATGACAATATCATTTGCTGGTATCACTGACAATAAAGTTACTGCTTCTGCTCCGGGTATGACTAGAGGTGCTAAGCCTGGTCAATATAATCTAAGCCCTGGTTCAGGGACTGAAGTTACCGTTAGTGTAACGGGTGAATTACCAGACAAATCTAAAGTGTCAGATAAGAAAGTATTTAGAATCAAAAACATCCCTGCTCCGGCTGGTGCAATTGGTGGTGTGACAGGAGTTCAAAAAGGAGCTAAATCTCGTTTAGAGGTTTCTACAGTTACTGCTGATCTTCTTGACTTCGTTTATGATTTAAAATATGAGGTTACTCGTTTTAGTTTCAAAGTTCCTGGACAGGCAGCTGTTATTGTTAGCGGTAATAGAGTTGATGCAAAATGTAAAGCAGCTTTAGCAAGAGCATCAAAAGGTGACCAAATATCTATCTTTGATATTAAAACAAGAATTGTTGGAGCTTCAGGAATTGTCCCTAAAGATGCTGCACCGGTTATTTACGAAATACAATAA
- the porN gene encoding type IX secretion system ring subunit PorN/GldN — translation MKIKNLLSVIFAVAMSASTYAQANLLNSKTPDEIGKKTPAQLISDNDKPLPYGYVHDRDVLMGKTIWEFIDVDERINFPLYYPIDTAYVGKERRSLFDVLVKNIKSGKITEVYTDDYFNIKKTFKDMESSFTYIDTTDAGKDEINNYYDDYKSGAKVLDPQYINKKELDASYISGYKIKGYWYFDKRQGELKYRLLALCPVTPEARDAGNEKADVIDLFWVYFPTVRDILHESKAFNDKNSAMPITFDHLLNSRRFNGEIYKEENVYGDREIQQYMKDNSQAQLLESERVKEKIRSFESDMWNY, via the coding sequence ATGAAAATTAAAAATCTTTTATCAGTAATTTTTGCAGTAGCAATGAGTGCTTCAACTTATGCTCAGGCAAACTTGTTGAATTCCAAAACTCCGGATGAGATTGGAAAGAAAACACCTGCACAGTTAATTTCTGACAACGACAAACCATTACCTTATGGTTATGTTCACGACAGGGATGTCTTAATGGGTAAAACCATTTGGGAGTTTATTGACGTTGATGAGAGAATTAATTTCCCTTTGTATTATCCAATTGATACGGCTTACGTTGGTAAAGAAAGAAGATCACTTTTCGACGTACTTGTAAAAAACATCAAAAGTGGTAAAATAACAGAAGTATATACTGATGATTATTTCAATATTAAGAAAACGTTTAAAGATATGGAGTCTTCATTTACTTACATCGATACAACTGATGCAGGTAAGGACGAAATAAACAACTACTATGATGATTATAAAAGCGGAGCTAAAGTTTTAGACCCACAGTATATCAATAAAAAAGAATTGGATGCCAGTTATATTTCAGGCTACAAAATCAAAGGTTATTGGTATTTTGACAAACGTCAAGGTGAGTTGAAATACAGACTGTTAGCTTTGTGTCCGGTTACTCCTGAGGCAAGAGACGCCGGGAATGAAAAAGCCGATGTAATTGATTTGTTCTGGGTTTACTTCCCTACAGTAAGAGATATACTGCATGAGTCGAAGGCCTTTAACGATAAGAATTCTGCAATGCCAATCACGTTTGACCATTTGTTAAACTCCCGAAGATTTAACGGTGAGATTTACAAAGAAGAAAATGTTTATGGTGATAGAGAAATTCAACAATACATGAAGGACAATTCACAGGCACAGCTTTTGGAATCTGAAAGAGTAAAAGAGAAGATTCGTAGTTTTGAGTCTGACATGTGGAATTACTAA
- the porL gene encoding type IX secretion system motor protein PorL/GldL: MALLSKKAMNFAYGMGAAVVILGALFKITHLEFGFITGNLMLTIGLVTEALIFGLSAFEPVDNELDWSLVYPELAGGEAKAKKVKTEDATDAQGLLSQKLDAMLKEAKVDSALMESLGNSIKNFEGAAKAISPTVDSVASTKKYAEEMTKAATQLETLNGLYQVQLQSAERNAKINDEVAENNLKLKDQMQSLTSNLSTLNNVYGGMLSAMSNKG, encoded by the coding sequence ATGGCATTATTAAGCAAAAAAGCAATGAATTTCGCATACGGGATGGGAGCAGCAGTTGTAATCCTTGGAGCATTATTCAAAATTACTCACCTTGAATTTGGATTTATTACGGGTAACTTAATGTTAACTATTGGTCTTGTAACGGAAGCTTTAATCTTTGGTTTGTCTGCTTTTGAACCTGTTGACAACGAATTAGACTGGTCGCTAGTTTATCCAGAATTAGCTGGTGGTGAAGCAAAAGCTAAAAAAGTAAAAACAGAAGATGCTACTGACGCGCAAGGTTTATTGTCTCAAAAATTAGACGCTATGTTGAAAGAAGCTAAAGTTGACAGTGCGTTGATGGAAAGCTTAGGAAATAGCATCAAAAACTTTGAAGGTGCAGCAAAAGCTATATCTCCAACAGTTGATTCTGTTGCTTCAACTAAAAAATATGCTGAAGAAATGACTAAAGCAGCTACTCAATTAGAAACTTTGAACGGTTTATACCAAGTTCAATTACAAAGCGCTGAAAGAAACGCAAAAATTAACGATGAGGTTGCTGAAAACAATTTAAAATTAAAAGATCAAATGCAAAGCTTGACTTCTAACCTTTCTACATTGAATAATGTATACGGTGGAATGCTTTCTGCAATGAGTAACAAAGGATAA